A genomic region of Palaemon carinicauda isolate YSFRI2023 chromosome 22, ASM3689809v2, whole genome shotgun sequence contains the following coding sequences:
- the LOC137616589 gene encoding acyl-CoA Delta-9 desaturase-like, whose product MAPQAPDAAVKDGLISDDLTPHEHAELEDRELRINLRQIISNLRNLDWSKVVWRNLVLFVILHVYSVYGLYLAVIYAKWKTIFFSIVLYFMAALGITMGAHRLWSHRSFKARTPLRIVLALFQTIAFQNDIFEWARDHRVHHKYSETDADPHNARRGFFFSHMGWLMYRKHPDVIAKGKGLDLSDLENDPIVMFQRKYYLPAVITTCFLLPTVIPWMYWNEHIVTSLMVAGFLRYTIVLHITWFVNSLAHWVGNKPYDKSIYPSQNPVVAYLALGEGWHNYHHVFPWDYRTAELGGLINYNITCLVIDFCEKIGQAYDLRTVKPEMIERRVNRTGDGTYAPLAQKTK is encoded by the coding sequence ATGGCGCCACAAGCCCCAGATGCAGCAGTGAAAGATGGCCTCATATCCGATGATCTCACTCCCCATGAGCACGCAGAGTTAGAGGATAGAGAGTTGAGAATTAATCTACGGCAAATTATCTCCAACCTGCGAAATCTAGACTGGTCCAAAGTTGTATGGAGAAATCTTGTATTATTTGTCATTCTACACGTTTATTCAGTGTATGGTCTATATTTGGCCGTCATTTACGCAAAATGGAAAACCATATTCTTCAGTATTGTTTTGTATTTCATGGCCGCCCTTGGCATTACAATGGGAGCCCACCGTCTTTGGTCACATCGTTCGTTTAAGGCGCGCACACCTCTTCGAATCGTTTTAGCCTTGTTCCAGACCATTGCTTTCCAGAATGACATCTTCGAGTGGGCTCGAGATCACAGAGTTCATCATAAATACAGTGAGACAGACGCCGATCCCCATAACGCCCGGCGTGGATTCTTCTTCTCGCACATGGGTTGGCTCATGTACCGTAAACACCCAGACGTCATTGCCAAGGGTAAAGGCCTCGACCTCTCCGATCTAGAAAACGACCCCATCGTCATGTTCCAAAGGAAGTACTATTTACCTGCAGTCATTACCACCTGTTTCTTGTTGCCTACAGTTATCCCCTGGATGTATTGGAATGAACATATTGTGACCTCACTCATGGTCGCTGGGTTTTTGAGGTACACCATAGTATTGCACATTACCTGGTTCGTGAACTCCCTGGCTCACTGGGTTGGTAACAAGCCCTACGACAAGAGTATTTACCCCTCACAAAACCCAGTTGTAGCCTATCTGGCCCTTGGGGAGGGATGGCACAATTACCACCACGTCTTCCCCTGGGATTACCGCACCGCCGAATTAGGAGGACTCATCAACTACAACATCACCTGCCTCGTCATCGACTTTTGTGAAAAAATCGGACAAGCCTACGACCTGAGAACAGTCAAACCCGAAATGATAGAACGACGAGTCAATCGCACGGGCGACGGAACATACGCACCGCTGGCACAAAAAACGAAGTGA